The proteins below come from a single Corylus avellana chromosome ca3, CavTom2PMs-1.0 genomic window:
- the LOC132174923 gene encoding peptide-N4-(N-acetyl-beta-glucosaminyl)asparagine amidase A, giving the protein MASSRFPLLLSLFLLLLLQPLFSTASLSRNALLRPELLSRSTPINATPPTLFFEVTKPIQLPNTKPCSYLILQHDFGYTYGKPPVFANYTPPSHCASKKFSKIVFEWNATCKGRQFDRIFGVWLGGVELLRSCTAEPRATGIVWSVQKDITRYYSLLMKNQTLAVFLGNIITSIYTGVYHVNITIHFYPELNSDNSLSEYQSPADLILPISRNQPLNDGLWFEIENSTDIELKEFKIPQNSYRALLEVYVSYHENDEFWYLNPTNDYIEANNLTGTPGNGPFREVVVSLDGEVVGAIWPFTVIYTGGVNPLLWRPITGIGSFNLPSYNIEITPFLGKILDGKAHKLGFSVTNALNVWYVDANLHLWLDGKSSKIEGELLKHISSPDVVSVVSDFKGLNGTFLTSVSRSISSTGWLKSSLGNITTHWVQNFSYSNSMVMGNDGNLQIVDQIIHFNDSAQAKIPSSSVYSTKSHKKYAVYLYYNTFDQGNGTSFSLENLTLGFNENNAEAAGFGLSKSSLKNVQNAQGYMAVKDNLVTSGLGSTQQVYKYDGGNFCYFRNISSSNYTILYDEVRDKCHRRARTHIGPGLSRWRPFHARTAFLASGHIA; this is encoded by the coding sequence ATGGCTTCCTCTCGTTTTCCTCTacttctctccctctttctcctcctcctcctccagcCACTCTTCTCCACCGCAAGCCTCAGCCGGAACGCCCTCCTCAGACCAGAGCTCCTCTCCCGGAGCACACCCATCAATGCCACTCCACCAACTCTCTTTTTTGAAGTTACCAAACCCATCCAACTCCCCAACACCAAGCCCTGCTCTTACCTCATCCTCCAGCATGACTTCGGCTACACTTATGGGAAGCCCCCAGTTTTTGCAAACTACACACCCCCCTCGCACTGCGCATCCAAAAAATTCTCCAAGATTGTATTTGAATGGAATGCGACTTGTAAAGGCAGGCAATTTGACCGCATCTTTGGCGTTTGGCTTGGTGGGGTTGAGCTTCTTCGCAGCTGCACGGCGGAGCCGAGGGCTACCGGAATTGTTTGGAGCGTTCAGAAGGACATTACCAGGTATTATTCATTGCTTATGAAGAATCAAACTCTTGCTGTGTTTCTTGGTAATATTATTACCAGTATTTATACTGGGGTGTACCACGTGAATATCACCATTCATTTTTATCCCGAGTTGAATTCGGATAATTCATTGTCTGAATACCAATCACCGGCTGATTTGATCTTACCCATTTCGCGAAACCAGCCGTTGAATGATGGGTTGTGGTTTGAAATTGAGAATTCAACGGATATTGAGCTGAAGGAATTCAAGATTCCTCAAAATTCTTATAGGGCTTTGTTGGAGGTCTATGTTTCATATCATGAGAATGATGAGTTTTGGTATTTGAATCCTACGAATGACTATATTGAGGCAAATAATCTTACTGGCACGCCCGGAAATGGACCTTTTAGGGAGGTTGTGGTCAGTCTTGATGGGGAAGTTGTTGGTGCAATTTGGCCTTTTACTGTGATCTATACTGGAGGGGTCAATCCCCTCTTATGGAGACCCATTACTGGCATTGGATCATTCAATCTACCTTCTTATAATATTGAAATCACGCCGTTTTTGGGAAAGATACTTGATGGAAAGGCCCATAAGCTTGGATTTAGTGTGACAAATGCCTTGAATGTTTGGTATGTAGATGCAAATTTGCATCTTTGGTTGGACGGAAAGAGCTCAAAAATTGAAGGGGAGCTTTTGAAGCACATTAGCTCACCTGATGTTGTTTCGGTGGTATCtgattttaagggtttaaatgGAACATTTTTGACTAGTGTAAGCAGGTCCATATCATCAACTGGATGGTTAAAGTCCTCCCTTGGGAATATCACGACCCATTGGGTTCAAAACTTCAGTTACAGCAATTCAATGGTGATGGGGAACGATGGGAATTTGCAGATTGtggatcaaatcatccatttcAATGACAGTGCTCAAGCAAAGATCCCATCCTCTTCTGTTTACTCAACGAAATCACACAAAAAATACGCCGTTTATTTATACTACAACACCTTCGATCAAGGAAATGGaacttctttttctcttgaaaATTTAACATTGGGATTTAATGAGAATAATGCTGAGGCTGCTGGTTTCGGATTATCAAAGAGCTCTCTCAAAAATGTGCAGAATGCACAGGGCTATATGGCTGTTAAGGACAACCTGGTAACTAGTGGGTTGGGCAGTACACAACAAGTGTACAAATATGATGGAGGCAATTTCTGTTACTTTAGAAATATAAGCAGCTCAAACTATACAATTCTTTATGATGAAGTGAGAGACAAATGCCATAGAAGAGCACGGACACATATTGGTCCTGGGTTAAGCAGATGGAGGCCTTTCCATGCCCGAACGGCTTTTCTAGCATCTGGTCATATTGCTTGA